A genomic segment from Triticum dicoccoides isolate Atlit2015 ecotype Zavitan chromosome 1A, WEW_v2.0, whole genome shotgun sequence encodes:
- the LOC119272431 gene encoding subtilisin-like protease 4, with translation MESRWVIAFLLLSLQPLLGASYLRARKNYIVHLAPRAGPVDSLEDWHRSFLPRTAAPESEPEADGGAEDHGPRIIYSYTHVFTGFAARLTDEEADALRATEGCLRLYPEVFLPLATTRSPGFLGLHLGNEGFWSRSGFGRGVVIGILDTGILPSHPSFGDDGLEPPPKTWKGTCEFKAVAGGGCNNKIVGARAFGSAAVNSSAPPVDDAGHGTHTASTAAGNFVENANVRGNADGTASGMAPHAHLAIYKVCTRSRCSIMDIIAGLDAAVKDGVDVLSFSIGAQSGTQFNYDPIAIAAFQAMERGIFVSCAAGNAGPDPGSVGNGAPWMLTVAAGTMDRAIRTTVRLGNGEEFDGESLFQPGNNSAAKPLPLVYPGADGSDTSRDCSVLRGAEVTDKVVLCESRGLNGRIEAGQTVSAYGGLGMIVMNRAAEGYTTFADPHVLPASHLSYDAGTKIAAYINSTANPTASIAFKGTVMGALPAPAVTFFSSRGPSKASPGILKPDITGPGMNILAAWAPSESHTEFSDGGVGLSFFVESGTSMSTPHLSGIAALIKSLHPDWSPAAIKSAIMTTSDAVDRTGVPLKDEQYRHATFYAMGAGYVNPALAFDPGLVYDLHADDYLPYLCGLGIGDEGVTEIAHRAVTCADLKATTEAELNYPSLVVNLLAQPITVNRTVTNVGKPNSVYTAVVDMPKDVSVTVQPPMLRFTEAKEKQSFTVTVRWAGQPSVAGAEGNLKWVSDDHIVRSPIVVPPKAA, from the coding sequence atGGAGTCCCGGTGGGTCatcgccttcctcctcctctccctccagcCGCTGCTCGGCGCGTCCTACCTGCGGGCGAGGAAGAACTACATCGTGCACCTCGCCCCGAGGGCCGGCCCCGTCGACTCCCTCGAGGACTGGCACCGCTCCTTCCTCCCGCGGACGGCCGCGCCCGAATCGGAGCCCGAGGCTGACGGCGGCGCCGAGGACCACGGCCCGCGCATCATTTACTCCTACACCCACGTGTTCACCGGCTTCGCCGCGCGGCTCACGGACGAGGAGGCCGACGCGCTGCGGGCCACGGAGGGCTGCCTCAGGCTGTACCCGGAGGTGTTCCTGCCGCTCGCCACCACCCGCTCGCCCGGcttcctcggcctccacctcgggaACGAGGGCTTCTGGAGCCGCTCCGGGTTCGGGCGCGGGGTGGTGATTGGCATCCTGGACACCGGGATACTGCCCAGCCACCCGTCCTTCGGCGACGACGGCCTCGAGCCGCCGCCCAAGACCTGGAAGGGCACGTGCGAGTTCAAGGCCGTCGCCGGCGGCGGATGCAACAACAAGATCGTCGGGGCGCGCGCGTTCGGCAGCGCCGCCGTCAACTCCTCGGCGCCGCCGGTGGACGACGCGGGCCACGGCACGCACACGGCCAGCACGGCCGCGGGCAACTTCGTCGAGAACGCCAACGTCCGGGGCAACGCGGACGGCACGGCCTCGGGGATGGCGCCGCACGCGCACCTGGCCATATACAAGGTCTGCACCCGCAGCCGCTGCTCCATCATGGACATCATCGCCGGGCTGGACGCCGCCGTCAAGGACGGCGTCGACGTGCTGTCCTTCTCCATCGGCGCGCAGTCCGGGACGCAGTTCAACTACGACCCCATCGCCATCGCCGCGTTCCAGGCCATGGAGCGCGGCATCTTCGTCAGCTGCGCGGCGGGCAACGCGGGCCCGGACCCGGGCTCCGTCGGCAACGGGGCGCCTTGGATGCTCACCGTCGCGGCCGGCACCATGGACCGCGCGATACGCACCACCGTGAGGCTCGGCAACGGCGAGGAGTTCGACGGCGAGTCGCTGTTCCAGCCAGGCAACAACTCCGCCGCGAAGCCGCTTCCGCTCGTGTACCCCGGCGCCGACGGCTCCGACACAAGCCGCGATTGCAGCGTGCTGCGCGGAGCCGAGGTGACCGACAAGGTGGTGCTCTGCGAGAGCAGAGGCCTGAACGGCCGCATCGAGGCTGGCCAGACCGTGTCCGCCTACGGCGGCCTGGGCATGATCGTCATGAACAGAGCAGCCGAAGGGTACACCACCTTCGCCGACCCGCACGTCCTCCCTGCGTCGCACCTGAGCTACGACGCCGGGACCAAGATCGCGGCCTACATTAACTCCACGGCCAACCCGACGGCGAGCATCGCGTTCAAGGGCACAGTCATGGGCGCGCTGCCGGCGCCGGCCGTTACTTTCTTCTCGTCCCGAGGTCCGAGCAAGGCCAGCCCGGGCATCCTGAAGCCGGACATCACGGGGCCTGGCATGAACATACTCGCGGCGTGGGCGCCGAGCGAGTCGCACACGGAGTTCTCCGACGGGGgcgtcggcctctctttcttcgtggaGTCTGGCACGTCCATGTCGACGCCGCACCTGAGCGGCATCGCGGCACTCATCAAGAGCCTGCACCCGGACTGGTCACCGGCGGCGATCAAATCCGCCATCATGACGACGTCGGACGCAGTGGACCGCACCGGCGTGCCGCTCAAGGACGAGCAGTACCGCCACGCCACCTTCTACGCCATGGGCGCGGGCTACGTCAACCCCGCGCTCGCCTTCGACCCCGGCCTAGTCTACGACCTCCACGCCGACGACTACCTCCCCTACCTCTGCGGCCTCGGCATCGGCGACGAGGGCGTCACCGAGATCGCCCACCGCGCGGTCACCTGCGCCGACCTCAAGGCCACGACCGAGGCAGAGCTGAACTACCCGTCCCTCGTCGTCAACCTGCTGGCCCAGCCGATCACGGTCAACCGCACGGTGACCAACGTCGGGAAGCCCAACTCGGTGTACACCGCCGTGGTGGACATGCCCAAAGACGTGTCGGTGACGGTGCAGCCGCCGATGCTGCGCTTCACGGAGGCCAAGGAGAAGCAGAGCTTCACGGTGACGGTGCGGTGGGCGGGGCAGCCGAGCGTCGCCGGCGCCGAGGGCAACCTGAAGTGGGTCTCCGACGACCACATCGTGCGGAGCCCCATCGTGGTTCCGCCCAAGGCCGCGTAG